Proteins from a genomic interval of Garra rufa chromosome 4, GarRuf1.0, whole genome shotgun sequence:
- the ninj2 gene encoding ninjurin-2 isoform X1 — MPAARGRTDPQPAEPLNMNHYATKKSVAESMLDVALLMANASQLKAVLEQGPEFKYYLTVIVLIAASLFFQVVAGALFVHMARKNLNDVAYQRKLDIINNVATVLVFLTVIINIFITAFGVQKTGLYPKQ, encoded by the exons CCTGCAGAACCTCTCAACATGAATCATTATGCCACTAAGAAGAGCGTAGCAGAGAGCATGCTGGATGTGGCTCTGCTGATGGCAAACGCCTCTCAGCTAAAAGCCGTCCTGGAGCAGGGCCCTGAGTTCAAGTACTACCTCACTGTCATCGTCCTCATCGCTGCATCACTCTTCTTCCAAGTGGTCGCGGGGGCTCTTTTTGTTCACATGG CACGCAAAAACCTCAACGATGTGGCCTATCAAAGGAAGCTGGACATAATAAACAATGTGGCTACTGTGCTGGTGTTTCTCACCGTCATCATCAACATCTTCATCACCGCTTTTGGAGTGCAGAAGACAGGTCTCTATCCTAAGCAGTAG
- the ninj2 gene encoding ninjurin-2 isoform X2 — MPAARGRTDPQPAEPLNMNHYATKKSVAESMLDVALLMANASQLKAVLEQGPEFKYYLTVIVLIAASLFFQVVAGALFVHMARKNLNDVAYQRKLDIINNVATVLVFLTVIINIFITAFGVQKTGSQ, encoded by the exons CCTGCAGAACCTCTCAACATGAATCATTATGCCACTAAGAAGAGCGTAGCAGAGAGCATGCTGGATGTGGCTCTGCTGATGGCAAACGCCTCTCAGCTAAAAGCCGTCCTGGAGCAGGGCCCTGAGTTCAAGTACTACCTCACTGTCATCGTCCTCATCGCTGCATCACTCTTCTTCCAAGTGGTCGCGGGGGCTCTTTTTGTTCACATGG CACGCAAAAACCTCAACGATGTGGCCTATCAAAGGAAGCTGGACATAATAAACAATGTGGCTACTGTGCTGGTGTTTCTCACCGTCATCATCAACATCTTCATCACCGCTTTTGGAGTGCAGAAGACAG GGTCTCAATAA